The nucleotide sequence CATCGGTGCCGAGCGTCAGCAAGGCGGCGATCGTGGTCAGCGTCGCGAAGCCCGCGATCCACAGCAGGATGCGGCCGACCGGATACCATTCGAGCTCGGGCTCCGCTGGCGGCTGGGTGGCGGCCTCCGGCGCAGCAGGCTCTGTCCTGCGGCTGAGCAGGACGAGATGGCCGAGCCACCAGGCCGGCAGCGCGACGGTGACGGCAAAGGCGATGCAGTAGGGCAGCCCGAACAGGGCGCCGAGGCCGATCGCGGCGGCGATGCCGCCGAGGCTCGCGCACAGCGGTCCCCAGCCGATCGAGGCGACCATCAGCGGCAGCGGTGCGAGATAGAACAGGACGAGCGAGATCAGCGCACCCGAAACGATCGAGGCGAACATCAGGGCCGACGCAGCGCCGGCGATCAGGGCTATCAGTCCAAAGGCCATCATCAGCTGTCCCGCTCCTTTCGAGCGGTTAGAGGCATCTCGCCCCAACCATCGGCGACCGGACGACCCGGAAGCCTTATGAAATTAGTCAAGTGCGGCCGGCGGCGATGTCGCCGCCGGCCGCATTCGTCTTAGCGAATGACGTAGGGCAGCAGGCCCAGGAAGCGCGCGCGCTTGATGGCGCGGGCGAGTTCACGCTGCTTCTTCGCGGACACCGCGGTGATGCGACTCGGCACGATCTTGCCGCGCTCGGAGACGTAACGCATCAAGAGCTTGGAGTCCTTGTAGTCGATCTTCGGAGCATTGGCGCCCGTGAACGGGCAGCTCTTGCGACGACGGAAAAACGGGCGGCGTGCACCAGCTTCAGCCATTGTTCTTACTCCCCATCCGTCGTGGTGGTGGTGGTGGTTTCAGCGTCTTCGCGCGGACGGCGCGGGCCGCGATCACCGCGGAAGCCGCCGTCGCGATCGCCGCCACGGAAACCACCCTCGCGGTCGCCACGGAAGCCGCCTTCACGCTCGCCGCGGAAGCCGCCGCCACGATCGTCACGCTCGCGATCGCGATCGGCCTTGCGCATCATCGCGGACGGGCCTTCCTCGAGCTCCTCGACGCGGACGCTGAGATAGCGGATCACGTCTTCGCTGATGCGCTCCTGGCGCTCGATCTCGGCGATCGCCGCGGACGGCGCGTCGATGTTGAGCAGCACGAAGTGCGCCTTGCGGTTCTTGTTCATGCGGTAGGTGAGGGAGCGAACGCCCCAGTTCTCGGTCTTGGTGACCTTGCCGCCGAGACCCTCGACGATGCCGGTCATCTGCGCAGTCAGCTCTTCGACCTGCTGCGTGCTCGCGTCCTGACGCGCGAGAAAAACATGCTCATAGAGAGCCATAGTGGTCCTTTCCTCATGTTGGCGCATCGCCCGGCGTCAAGCCCTTAAGAGGCCTTGGGAAAGGACTCTGGGATTAAGCTCAGAAGGCGGAAACACGGGACGACGGGCCGACTGGCCCTGCCACACCAAAATCACGAATGATTTGCTGAGACCGTCCGTTCAGCTCCCGGCCGGGGTCTGCGGATGGCGCGCTTATACGGATTTTGGCCGGCTTTGCAAGGTTTGAGGCCGGGTTTTCGGCCGGGATGGTTCCGGTACCGGCGGGTCAAGCCCCGTCCTCCCATACCACATATCGCTTGAATTGTTTGTTTGTATGCCATACAAATAATGCAACTATGAGGACCCCATGGTGGAAAAGTCGGTCCATGAGCCGTTTGAGGCGGCTGGCGACCCCAAGCATGCCGTGCGCGCGACGCGCTCGGCCGGCCGCAAGATGCGGTCGCTGCTGCTGGATGCCGCGAGCCCGCTGTTTCGGGAGCGGGGGCTGTCGGGCACGGCGATCACCGACATCGCGGCCGCCGCGGACGCTTTCCCGAGCCAGATCACCTATTACTTCCGCACCAAGGAGGCGCTGTTCGTCGAATGCGCCTGCCGCGAACTCCTGTATCTGGCGCGCGCGACCGAGCAGGCGGCGCTGAAGGCGCGCACGCCGCGGGAATACACGCTTGCGTTGGCCGCGACGGTGACGGCGAGCGATTCGGTCGCCTTCTTCGCCGAAGCCCTGACATTGACGCGGCGCCGCCAGGATCTGGCACCGCTGGTCGAGCGCACGATCGAGCGCCTGCACGGCGAAGGCGCTCGCGCCTATGCGAGCCAGGTGGCGCGGCACGGCTGGCGCTCGCTGCGCGCGCCCGACGAAAGCTCGCGGCGGTTCTGGGCCGTCGCCATCGGCGTCATTCTCGAAGGCTATGCGATGGGCCGTTCGCCCGAGGGGCTTTGCGCCGAGATGCTGCGGGTGCTCGGCGAGCAGGCGAAATCCGCTGATGATGCTGCGCGCCTGCGTCTCGTCGGCGAGCGCGATGTATCAAGCCATTCGAATGAGGAGGGTTAGACCATGACCGCACTTCGCATGCGCGCCCGCGATTTCCTGACCGACGATCAACTCGCCGACGTC is from Bradyrhizobium xenonodulans and encodes:
- the rpsF gene encoding 30S ribosomal protein S6, coding for MALYEHVFLARQDASTQQVEELTAQMTGIVEGLGGKVTKTENWGVRSLTYRMNKNRKAHFVLLNIDAPSAAIAEIERQERISEDVIRYLSVRVEELEEGPSAMMRKADRDRERDDRGGGFRGEREGGFRGDREGGFRGGDRDGGFRGDRGPRRPREDAETTTTTTTDGE
- the rpsR gene encoding 30S ribosomal protein S18 gives rise to the protein MAEAGARRPFFRRRKSCPFTGANAPKIDYKDSKLLMRYVSERGKIVPSRITAVSAKKQRELARAIKRARFLGLLPYVIR
- a CDS encoding TetR/AcrR family transcriptional regulator C-terminal domain-containing protein is translated as MVEKSVHEPFEAAGDPKHAVRATRSAGRKMRSLLLDAASPLFRERGLSGTAITDIAAAADAFPSQITYYFRTKEALFVECACRELLYLARATEQAALKARTPREYTLALAATVTASDSVAFFAEALTLTRRRQDLAPLVERTIERLHGEGARAYASQVARHGWRSLRAPDESSRRFWAVAIGVILEGYAMGRSPEGLCAEMLRVLGEQAKSADDAARLRLVGERDVSSHSNEEG